A genomic segment from Triticum dicoccoides isolate Atlit2015 ecotype Zavitan chromosome 1A, WEW_v2.0, whole genome shotgun sequence encodes:
- the LOC119275562 gene encoding serine/threonine-protein kinase SAPK3-like, producing the protein MEERYEALKELGTGNFGVARLVRDKSTKELVAVKYIERGKKIDENVQREIINHRSLRHPNIIRFKEVCVTPTHLAIVMEYAAGGELFERICTAGRFSEDEARYFFQQLLSGVSYCHSMEICHRDLKLENTLLDGSPTPRVKICDFGYSKSALLHSKPKSTVGTPAYIAPEVLSRKEYDGKVADVWSCGVTLYVMLIGSYPFEDPEDPRNFRKTISRILGVQYSIPDYVRVSSDCRRLLSQIFTADPSKRITIAEIKKLPWYLKSLPKEIAERDRANFKEPETETETAAAVAQPVEEIMRIIQEAKAPGDMSKSSADAALLAELAELQSDDEEEEPGAEGETY; encoded by the exons ATGGAGGAGAGGTACGAGGCGTTGAAGGAGCTGGGGACGGGAAACTTCGGGGTGGCGAGGCTGGTCAGGGACAAGAGCACCAAGGAGCTCGTCGCCGTCAAGTACATCGAGAGGGGCAAGAAG ATTGATGAGAATGTGCAGAGGGAGATCATCAATCACCGCTCGCTCCGGCACCCTAACATCATACGATTCAAGGAG GTTTGTGTAACCCCGACGCACCTTGCCATTGTCATGGAATATGCTGCCGGCGGAGAACTCTTCGAAAGAATATGCACCGCAGGGCGATTCAGTGAAGATGAG GCAAGGTACTTCTTCCAGCAACTACTTTCAGGGGTCAGCTACTGCCATTCCATG GAAATCTGTCACCGTGATCTTAAACTGGAAAACACTCTCCTGGATGGGAGTCCAACACCTCGAGTGAAAATTTGCGACTTTGGTTACTCAAAG TCTGCTTTGCTGCATTCCAAACCAAAATCAACGGTTGGTACTCCAGCATACATAGCGCCGGAAGTTCTTTCGAGAAAAGAATATGACGGCAAG GTAGCGGACGTTTGGTCCTGCGGCGTGACATTGTACGTGATGCTCATCGGGTCGTATCCATTTGAGGACCCCGAGGATCCAAGGAACTTCCGGAAAACTATCAGT AGAATCCTTGGCGTGCAATACTCCATTCCCGACTACGTCAGGGTTTCCTCCGACTGCAGACGCCTCCTGTCCCAAATATTCACTGCCGATCCTTCAAAG AGGATCACGATCGCTGAGATCAAGAAGCTGCCGTGGTACCTGAAGAGCCTGCCCAAGGAGATCGCGGAGAGGGACAGGGCCAACTTCAAGGAGcccgagacggagacggagaccgcggcggcggtggcgcagccCGTGGAGGAGATCATGCGGATCATCCAGGAGGCCAAGGCCCCCGGCGACATGTCCAAGTCGTCGGCCGATGCGGCGCTGCTGGCCGAGCTGGCCGAGCTGcagagcgacgacgaggaggaggagcccgGAGCCGAGGGGGAGACCTACTGA